The stretch of DNA GATaatgtaagtaattattttttttgctcAATACTTAAAAAGACACACCTATCTGCTATATTATATTGTAAACTGTTTGGTTTATtgaatcatttatttttatttgtttcattATTACCCTAAAGCCTTTTGGGGTTCCGTTTGAACAGGTTGTAAACAGGATCCTACTAAATGTCTTAACTTACATGTGAATTTTCAGGTTCTGGGATCACCAGCCGGAAACAAAGATAAAACTGCACTCAAACTTCAAAGCAACAATATCAATGAAGGTAAACATTTTACAAatgaatatatgtatattatacttCTTTTGATTACTCAAACAgctcaaaattattattttttttactcattTCAGAAAATACAAATATTGAAGATGATTCTGAAAGCAGTACCGGAGTTGTCAGTTCAGATACTGGCCGGGGCTCGTCGTTAGCGTGTAGCTTAGCCGGCTCAATACTGAGTCCAGAGTATTTCATTCACCATAGCCCTTCAAGTGGGGAAATCGTAgctagtaaaaataaaatggttaTCAGTATTGCCACAAGCCCTATTTTGACACGAGAGGTCAATAGTATCGCTACGAGTCCAATAATTTTTAAAGATATCCTCTCTAAAGAAATGGAAAGTGAAGATTCTGAACTATCAAACAAAGAAAGTTtgcacaataaaacaaaatcccaCCGCAGCCCACCCGTTATGATTGACAGAGTAGTTAGTCCCATATGTGTAACTCAGTACGCCGATATGTCAACAAGCACAGACAAAAATACAATTTGCGTGACCGGTATTAGTCCACTCAAGCGAAGTCGGAGAATAACTGACCGTAATTCTACCAGCGATCCCAACACTCGGGAGAAAGTGCACCTGGATATAAACAACATCAACGATTTCGACGACGAGAGTAGCGACGGAGAAATTCAGATGATATTCGATAAAATGCGGTTCGATCAAAACTTAATAACGCCCCTTCCCACCACACCGGCTAAATCACGCACAGAAGTAGCATCAAATATCGACACACAAACAGTCCTACACACGGCCGGAGTGTGCCCGGACGCGGTCAAAATTAAGGAGGACAACGCCGCCCTGAAGAACACAGTAGACAAACTGGCCCAGCAAGTGACGAGCATGAACGATACATTTATTAAATGTTTCCTGTCGATCCTCAACGCGAACACTACGAATACCGAAGCGCAAAAAATGTTACGAGACAAATGTTTGCCGGAAGAAAGCGGAATAAATCTGTGTCAAAATCTCGAACCTAAAGCGCCTATCGTCGAAAACAAGGAGACGACAGATAAATCTGACGTCATCAAAAGGAAGGCCGGGTTCAAGGGTAGAATATCAAAAATGAAAGAACTGTTCGACGACTCGTCGCCTCCTCGCCCTTGTGATGTTATTGCACCGGAACCACCGCTGACGTTGTCCCGCTCGCCGTCGCCGTCGCCGTCGCCCGCGCCTACATCCGCGCCCGCACCCGCACCCCCGCCCAGCCCGCCGCCCCCGCCACCTCGCTCCCCGTCCTTGTCCCCGGCACCTGCGGACGCCGATGGAAACGCCTCAAACATCAGTGATCAGCAAAATGTTAGCTTCAAATCCAAGGAGAACTTGCAATTTGAAGATCCGCTGTCGAACGAGGGATCCTTATCGGGTGAGGCGCCGTCGGACCGGGAGATGTATGACCATGAGATTGTTGTCGAGTTGGCCCCGGATTCGAATGAGAGCGACAGAAGTAGCCTCCTTGCGATTCTAATGGAGCAGCAGCGATCTCCTCCCGAAGAGAGACCTATCAAAAGAACGCCGAAGAAGAGGTTGACAAAATTAGAAAAACTCCGAAAGAACATGGCGCCTAGGAGCAAGATAACGAGGGAACTGTTGCCGGAAAGAAAAACTAGACAAAAGTTACGTATCCAGCCGAAGCGCTTGACGGCGAATAAACAGAGGATTCTGGACGACACCGTTTCCCCCGATAATGATAAGGCCGCTTATGAAAAAGCTTGTAAAGTAATGGCCGAATTGAAATCTAAAGAAAAAGTGGTAAAGAAGAAGTCTCCTGTTTCCGCTCCAAAAAAGAATACTCCTAAATCTATACAGATTGAAAAGTTACCGTCCACGGTTATTGAAAATACCGTGGAAATTCATAGGCACGAACAAAGTCATACCCATGAAAAGCTGTTACCGGTATCTCCAAATAAATTACCTGAAGAGGATTGTTCTATCAAAACTCGTATGAACCCAGATCGTACTAAAcaaggtaataaaaataaacactctTCGATAACTCCATCAAAACCTATTGAGACTTTAAAATGCGTTGCTGCAGGAAAGGATGCATCCCTACCAGGACTTCGAACACGCAAGCAAAGTAAAAGCGAGAGTGAACAAAACTGCATTTCAGAAGTGATACATTTTAATACAAATCACTTGAAATCTCCAGCTCTTAAAAAATACTGCAGAAATGTAGTTCCTAATAAaagtgaaactaataataataatacacaaATTCAAAGCTTTGTTAAACATGATAACCTCATATTGGAGGATGAGAACGCGAATACTGAGGCAGTGCAACCCGACAGCCGAAAACGGCTTAAGCGCCCGGCGTCTGATAGACCAGATATTGTTCCGAAAAGAATCTTACGAAGTTCATCAATTCAATGCGAGAACGAGAATGAAGATATGACTCCTGAAAATGTACCTGACcagaaaatacaaactaaaatacaaagtGAACTTGCTAAAGAGATTATTAGTTATGATGATCTGGACCTATTTAACACCAGTGACATTGAGAAATCGGCTAAACCTGATCAACCAATGCCACTTGTTAGTGGTGCTTCAGCAAAACAGTCAGAAAATGAAAAGCCTGGTATTTTATGCACTTTCATAGACAAATATGGCAGGAAAAACATGAAACATGCTCCCAAACTTCCAGGTAAGTTAAAATGCTAGGTTATTGCTGGAATATGACTAGTGATCGGCGTTTTGGTAACTCGGGGTGAATGACCTCAattatataatgtatttaatGTCGTATactttattagtatattttcGGGTTTAAAGGCGTTCTAAATGCATATTACTATTTCAGCTTGATACACCGCAGTGTTGCATCCAAAACTCCCATCACTGATTCTGCCAAATCTTTTCAATATAagtgtatatatttttaattgatGTGCCTAACTAACATTTCTTGTTTTATTCTTAGATAACGCTATCAGTGCAATTTGTAAACAATTAGAAGACGGCGTTGCGCACATACAGAAGCTCCCTCCTCAAGATACAAAACAGGCAATGGACAAATTGGTCAAGGACTTGAAGACCAAACCGGCAGATCATTTTATATCTGGGCTTATAAACTTCTTGAAGGAGCCTACAAGAAAAATTGAGTCGTATCATAAAATTAACATGCCACCCGCACCACCTATGACCAAAGTTGAGCAAATACTCATATATGTTGTGGCACAACTTAAACTTAACTGGGCCAATTTGAATGTAGTGGAAAGCATACTAAGCTTTATTGAATACACGTTATTCATGTTGAATCGGACACCAGAATTTGACGTTATAGAAACTTTGTCACATTTTTATGCTGTATTATGTAGATATAATAAGGATAGAAACCGCCTGAGGCTATTTGTAATGGACGCCATGTATTGTCTTCAGTACAAAGCTGTGCCGCTTATAAAACAGTGCATGGATGTGTGGATGCACATTTTACCGTTGGCGCATTTGGGACTGGGTATGATTATTTTTActtaatccatactaatattataaaggcgataagtgtgtctgtctgtctagaCTCAGGTAACAGacgttacctcttcacgcttaagctgctgaaccgatttagttgaaatttggtatagagatagtttgagtcccggggaaggacttaggatagtttttatgtcggaaatcatccctgaagag from Cydia splendana chromosome 5, ilCydSple1.2, whole genome shotgun sequence encodes:
- the LOC134790622 gene encoding uncharacterized protein LOC134790622 — encoded protein: MASSMDECVLDFDIELLHQSSKYELEKALHTVRVLKTKITRTSDVLKKYYAKVAECKQLEDLALAAKEDYQHACMENLTFREQSAGLEEEIKRVNEAHKILGEKYNTVLNQYEGMQSHSKQLELLVKENETAIESFTIENKLEKSTSKESEKKCAALQRELDYLKRNICRVKHVVLGKKKVTKKIKLFLNKYGNTDGGNENDRENSSDEDTFEDCLSPLGAELDNVLGSPAGNKDKTALKLQSNNINEENTNIEDDSESSTGVVSSDTGRGSSLACSLAGSILSPEYFIHHSPSSGEIVASKNKMVISIATSPILTREVNSIATSPIIFKDILSKEMESEDSELSNKESLHNKTKSHRSPPVMIDRVVSPICVTQYADMSTSTDKNTICVTGISPLKRSRRITDRNSTSDPNTREKVHLDINNINDFDDESSDGEIQMIFDKMRFDQNLITPLPTTPAKSRTEVASNIDTQTVLHTAGVCPDAVKIKEDNAALKNTVDKLAQQVTSMNDTFIKCFLSILNANTTNTEAQKMLRDKCLPEESGINLCQNLEPKAPIVENKETTDKSDVIKRKAGFKGRISKMKELFDDSSPPRPCDVIAPEPPLTLSRSPSPSPSPAPTSAPAPAPPPSPPPPPPRSPSLSPAPADADGNASNISDQQNVSFKSKENLQFEDPLSNEGSLSGEAPSDREMYDHEIVVELAPDSNESDRSSLLAILMEQQRSPPEERPIKRTPKKRLTKLEKLRKNMAPRSKITRELLPERKTRQKLRIQPKRLTANKQRILDDTVSPDNDKAAYEKACKVMAELKSKEKVVKKKSPVSAPKKNTPKSIQIEKLPSTVIENTVEIHRHEQSHTHEKLLPVSPNKLPEEDCSIKTRMNPDRTKQGNKNKHSSITPSKPIETLKCVAAGKDASLPGLRTRKQSKSESEQNCISEVIHFNTNHLKSPALKKYCRNVVPNKSETNNNNTQIQSFVKHDNLILEDENANTEAVQPDSRKRLKRPASDRPDIVPKRILRSSSIQCENENEDMTPENVPDQKIQTKIQSELAKEIISYDDLDLFNTSDIEKSAKPDQPMPLVSGASAKQSENEKPGILCTFIDKYGRKNMKHAPKLPDNAISAICKQLEDGVAHIQKLPPQDTKQAMDKLVKDLKTKPADHFISGLINFLKEPTRKIESYHKINMPPAPPMTKVEQILIYVVAQLKLNWANLNVVESILSFIEYTLFMLNRTPEFDVIETLSHFYAVLCRYNKDRNRLRLFVMDAMYCLQYKAVPLIKQCMDVWMHILPLAHLGLAKNPLVQCLVYLLHFYKCEDKFNRVQEIRNILHRKYFYEVSEWNEPGILEMIRNSILELRDISGEKKMIRMSLIIIGKRNGAQWCQKHIIKNMLLPIIEQASVPERIKQFCVALLGPLLKPFPMEMKVNCEIVMNQLFDILERNPSPQMEEAVFTSLIFMSRHNLYRVIRALLCWTPESISPEFEELLRNFVRERPMKTWKQVVSKIFIYN